A portion of the Streptomyces sp. NBC_01335 genome contains these proteins:
- a CDS encoding alkaline phosphatase PhoX produces the protein MSFTRREFNRQSAVAGAGIALTGVVGTLATAPGALAAEHDGHGHGGHDDHDGRDQHGHGHDGHGHTKAPGYGPLIADPKGILALPAGFSYRIITHSGVTKLESGETTPSNHDGTAAFEGPRGVTLLVNNHELSGTRADWPRPVPLAEGLVYDAVAAGGCTVVETRQGGHTAEWVGIAGTSTNCAGGATPWGTWLTCEETEDRAGKNGLLKDHGYVFEVDPYDKRANRDPRPVKAFGRYAHEAVVIDPQRGHAYLTEDASTPNGLLYRWVPPQGFEHGRGKLRTLADDAGVLQATKCFDKSGAFVDDLSRATKIGTVYGVDWVDVPDRDARTVSVRKQFTDAEVTRARKLEGMWWGDGGVYIVSSFARSESPVQHDGQVWFYDPKRRTLTLKVLLGVNPDPSKDGAFDGPDNITVSPYGGLVIAEDGEGVQHLFGATDSGATYPIARNELNEGTAEAPAYSEFTGVTFSPDGKTLFANIQTPGIMLAITGPWKRQPNK, from the coding sequence ATGTCGTTCACGCGCAGGGAATTCAACCGTCAGTCCGCCGTAGCCGGCGCCGGAATCGCCCTCACCGGGGTGGTCGGCACCCTGGCCACCGCGCCCGGTGCCCTCGCCGCGGAGCACGACGGACACGGCCACGGCGGGCACGACGACCACGACGGCCGCGACCAGCACGGCCACGGGCACGACGGCCACGGGCACACCAAGGCGCCCGGCTACGGCCCGCTGATCGCCGACCCCAAGGGCATCCTGGCGCTGCCCGCCGGCTTCTCGTACCGGATCATCACGCACAGCGGTGTCACCAAGCTGGAGTCGGGCGAGACCACCCCCTCCAACCACGACGGCACCGCCGCCTTCGAGGGCCCGCGCGGCGTCACCCTCCTGGTCAACAACCACGAGCTGAGCGGTACACGCGCCGACTGGCCGCGCCCCGTCCCGCTCGCCGAGGGACTCGTCTACGACGCGGTCGCGGCCGGCGGCTGCACCGTCGTGGAGACCCGCCAGGGCGGCCACACCGCCGAGTGGGTCGGCATCGCCGGTACGTCCACCAACTGCGCGGGCGGCGCGACCCCGTGGGGCACCTGGCTGACCTGCGAGGAGACCGAGGACCGGGCGGGCAAGAACGGGCTCCTCAAGGACCACGGCTACGTCTTCGAGGTCGACCCCTACGACAAGCGCGCCAACCGCGACCCGCGCCCCGTCAAGGCCTTCGGCCGCTACGCCCACGAGGCCGTCGTCATCGACCCGCAGCGCGGCCACGCCTACCTCACCGAGGACGCGTCCACCCCGAACGGGCTGCTCTACCGCTGGGTCCCGCCGCAGGGCTTCGAGCACGGCCGCGGCAAGCTCCGCACGCTCGCCGACGACGCCGGTGTCCTCCAGGCCACCAAGTGCTTCGACAAGAGCGGCGCGTTCGTCGACGACCTGTCCCGCGCCACGAAGATCGGCACCGTGTACGGCGTCGACTGGGTCGACGTGCCGGACCGCGACGCCAGGACCGTCTCCGTGCGCAAGCAGTTCACCGACGCGGAGGTCACCCGCGCCCGCAAGCTCGAAGGCATGTGGTGGGGCGACGGCGGCGTCTACATCGTCTCCTCGTTCGCCCGCTCGGAGAGCCCCGTCCAGCACGACGGCCAGGTCTGGTTCTACGACCCCAAGCGCCGCACCCTCACCCTCAAGGTGCTCCTCGGCGTCAACCCCGACCCGTCGAAGGACGGCGCCTTCGACGGCCCGGACAACATCACCGTCTCGCCCTACGGCGGCCTGGTCATCGCCGAGGACGGCGAGGGCGTCCAGCACCTCTTCGGGGCGACCGACAGCGGCGCCACCTACCCCATCGCGCGCAACGAGCTGAACGAGGGCACCGCCGAGGCACCCGCGTACAGCGAGTTCACCGGCGTCACCTTCTCGCCCGACGGCAAGACGCTCTTCGCCAACATCCAGACCCCCGGCATCATGCTCGCCATCACGGGGCCCTGGAAGCGCCAGCCGAACAAGTAG
- the dapD gene encoding 2,3,4,5-tetrahydropyridine-2,6-dicarboxylate N-succinyltransferase gives MTDTTSQGSSRTTGAVAAGLATIAGNGTVLDTWFPAPELTAEPGPAGTQRLTADEAVNLLGEGAAKAVGVDARRGVEIVAVRTVISSLDDKPLDAHDAYLRLHLLSHRLVQPHGQNLDGLFGLLANVAWTSLGPVAVDDLDKVRLNARAEGLHLQVTSVDKFPRMTDYVAPKGVRIADADRVRLGAHLASGTTVMHEGFVNFNAGTLGTSMVEGRISAGVVIGDGSDIGGGASTMGTLSGGGKERIVIGERCLIGAEAGIGIALGDECVVEAGLYVTAGTRVTMPDGQVVKARDLSGASNILFRRNSVTGAVEARPNNAVWGGLNDILHAHN, from the coding sequence ATGACCGACACGACTTCCCAGGGCTCGTCCCGTACCACCGGCGCCGTCGCCGCCGGCCTCGCCACCATCGCCGGGAACGGCACCGTCCTCGACACCTGGTTCCCCGCCCCCGAGCTCACCGCCGAGCCCGGCCCGGCCGGCACGCAGCGGCTCACCGCCGACGAGGCCGTGAACCTGCTCGGCGAGGGCGCCGCCAAGGCCGTCGGCGTGGACGCCCGCCGCGGAGTCGAGATCGTCGCCGTCCGCACGGTCATCTCCTCGCTGGACGACAAGCCGCTGGACGCGCACGACGCCTACCTGCGCCTGCACCTGCTCTCCCACCGGCTCGTCCAGCCGCACGGCCAGAACCTGGACGGCCTCTTCGGCCTCCTTGCCAACGTCGCCTGGACCTCGCTCGGCCCTGTCGCCGTGGACGACCTGGACAAGGTCCGGCTGAACGCCCGTGCCGAGGGCCTGCACCTCCAGGTCACCTCGGTCGACAAGTTCCCCAGGATGACGGACTACGTCGCGCCCAAGGGCGTCCGTATCGCCGACGCCGACCGGGTCCGCCTCGGCGCGCACCTGGCGTCCGGTACGACCGTCATGCACGAGGGCTTCGTCAACTTCAACGCCGGCACGCTCGGCACGTCGATGGTCGAGGGCCGCATCTCCGCGGGCGTCGTCATCGGCGACGGCTCGGACATCGGCGGCGGCGCCTCCACCATGGGCACCCTCTCCGGCGGCGGCAAGGAGCGCATCGTGATCGGCGAGCGCTGCCTCATCGGCGCGGAGGCGGGCATCGGCATCGCGCTCGGCGACGAGTGCGTCGTCGAAGCCGGGCTGTACGTCACCGCCGGCACCCGCGTCACGATGCCGGACGGCCAGGTCGTCAAGGCCCGCGACCTCTCGGGCGCCTCGAACATCCTCTTCCGCCGCAACTCCGTCACGGGCGCCGTCGAGGCCCGCCCGAACAACGCGGTCTGGGGCGGACTGAACGACATCCTGCACGCGCACAACTGA
- a CDS encoding PP2C family protein-serine/threonine phosphatase: MKESSGDLAEHVLHALLAEVHATAPTNLSVLVNRYAARLGLGHVDVYLVDLQQRCLTLLSGGNRMPVDGSLAGWAYRALSLRVQNTDARTLIVWLPLVDGEERLGVAGFHLETLDGTLLERCGSLASVLAMAITSKRAFSDRLVQQARTGTMTLPAEMLRALLPPRSIGDDRAVSTAVLEPAYELGGDAFDHAMTESTLHAVILDAMGHNLASGLTTAIAMAGCRSARRRGSGLGEMVRTVDEALAEWLPDQFCTGIVLQLDLASGILSWVNSGHPPPLLIRDEQVLESALEYPGEPPMGTPGVLGGGSRTVHEAALEPGDRVILYTDGVTEARLAGGSQFGLAGFTTSIIRATAVGELAPEALRQLIHSILEHQNDNLKDDATILMIEWRQRHRG, from the coding sequence ATGAAGGAGTCCTCCGGAGACTTGGCCGAACACGTCCTGCACGCCCTCCTGGCGGAGGTGCACGCGACGGCTCCGACCAACCTCTCCGTCCTCGTCAACCGGTACGCCGCACGCCTCGGCCTCGGCCACGTGGACGTCTACCTGGTGGACCTCCAGCAGAGGTGCCTGACCCTCCTCTCGGGCGGGAACCGGATGCCGGTGGACGGGTCCCTGGCCGGCTGGGCCTACCGCGCGCTGTCGCTGCGCGTGCAGAACACCGACGCCCGCACGCTGATCGTCTGGCTCCCGCTCGTCGACGGCGAGGAGCGGCTGGGGGTGGCCGGCTTCCATCTGGAGACGCTGGACGGCACCCTGCTGGAACGGTGCGGGTCGCTCGCGTCCGTCCTCGCCATGGCCATCACCTCCAAGCGCGCGTTCAGCGACCGGCTCGTGCAGCAGGCGCGCACCGGGACCATGACGCTGCCGGCGGAGATGCTGCGGGCCCTGCTGCCGCCCCGCTCCATCGGCGACGACCGGGCCGTCTCCACCGCGGTCCTCGAACCCGCCTACGAGCTGGGCGGGGACGCGTTCGACCACGCGATGACGGAGTCGACGCTGCACGCCGTGATCCTGGACGCGATGGGGCACAACCTCGCGTCCGGGCTGACCACCGCGATCGCGATGGCCGGCTGCCGGAGTGCCCGGCGCCGGGGCTCCGGGCTGGGCGAGATGGTGAGGACCGTCGACGAGGCGCTCGCGGAGTGGCTTCCGGACCAGTTCTGCACCGGGATCGTCCTCCAGCTCGACCTGGCCAGCGGCATTCTGAGCTGGGTCAACAGCGGGCACCCGCCGCCCCTCCTCATCCGCGACGAACAGGTCCTGGAGAGCGCCCTCGAATATCCGGGCGAACCCCCGATGGGCACGCCCGGAGTGCTCGGCGGTGGCTCCCGCACGGTGCACGAAGCGGCGCTGGAGCCGGGTGACCGCGTCATCCTGTACACGGACGGGGTGACCGAGGCGCGCCTGGCCGGCGGGTCGCAGTTCGGCCTCGCGGGCTTCACCACCTCCATCATCCGCGCCACCGCGGTCGGCGAACTCGCCCCGGAGGCCCTTCGTCAGCTCATCCACTCGATCCTTGAGCACCAGAACGACAACCTGAAGGACGACGCCACCATCCTCATGATCGAGTGGCGGCAGCGGCACCGGGGGTGA
- a CDS encoding zinc-dependent alcohol dehydrogenase, whose product MRALTYHGKRDVRVETVPDPPIEKPDDVIVRITSTGICGSDLHLYEVLGPYLDPGDILGHEPMGIVEEIGPEVTAVAKGDRVVIPFNICCGRCFMCEQGLHSQCETTQVRSRGMGAALFGYTKLYGQVPGGQAQFLRVPFGNSLPIKVPAGPPDDRFVYLSDVLPTAWQAVEYAAIPPGGTVTVLGLGPIGAMAARIARHRGAGLVVGVDLVPERLARASTYGATCLDLRRYDKGPGDAIRELTQGRGTDSVIDAVGMEAHGAPTAKAAHWAVGLLPDAVAERLMETAGIDRLSAVYAAVDAVRRGGTISLSGVYGGAVDPLPLLKMFDKQIQLRMGQANVWRWVDDILPLLTDTDPLGVDSFATHHMPLEQGPQAYAAFQQKADGMIKTLLNP is encoded by the coding sequence GTGCGGGCGCTCACTTACCACGGGAAGCGGGACGTCAGGGTCGAGACGGTCCCCGATCCCCCGATCGAGAAGCCGGACGACGTGATCGTGCGCATCACCTCGACCGGGATCTGCGGCTCCGACCTCCATCTCTACGAGGTCCTCGGCCCCTATCTCGACCCGGGCGACATCCTCGGCCACGAGCCGATGGGGATCGTCGAGGAGATTGGCCCCGAGGTCACCGCCGTGGCGAAGGGCGACCGGGTCGTCATCCCGTTCAACATCTGCTGCGGCCGCTGTTTCATGTGCGAGCAGGGCCTGCACTCCCAGTGCGAGACCACCCAGGTGCGCTCCCGCGGCATGGGCGCCGCGCTCTTCGGTTACACCAAGCTGTACGGCCAAGTCCCGGGCGGGCAGGCACAGTTCCTCCGGGTCCCGTTCGGCAACAGCCTGCCGATCAAGGTACCGGCGGGCCCGCCGGACGACCGGTTCGTCTACCTCTCCGACGTGCTGCCCACCGCCTGGCAGGCGGTCGAGTACGCGGCGATCCCGCCCGGCGGCACGGTCACCGTCCTGGGCCTCGGCCCGATCGGGGCGATGGCGGCCCGCATCGCCCGCCACCGGGGAGCCGGACTCGTCGTCGGCGTGGACCTCGTACCCGAACGCCTGGCCAGGGCGAGTACGTACGGTGCCACCTGCCTGGACCTGCGCCGGTACGACAAGGGTCCGGGCGACGCGATCCGGGAACTCACCCAGGGGCGCGGTACGGACTCCGTCATCGACGCCGTCGGCATGGAGGCGCACGGCGCCCCGACGGCCAAGGCGGCCCACTGGGCGGTCGGACTGCTCCCGGACGCGGTCGCCGAACGCCTCATGGAGACGGCGGGCATCGACCGGCTGTCCGCGGTGTACGCCGCCGTGGACGCGGTGCGCCGGGGCGGCACGATCTCGCTCTCCGGCGTCTACGGAGGCGCCGTCGACCCGCTGCCCCTGCTGAAGATGTTCGACAAGCAGATCCAGCTCCGGATGGGACAGGCGAACGTGTGGCGCTGGGTCGACGACATCCTGCCGCTGCTCACCGACACCGACCCGCTGGGCGTCGACAGTTTCGCGACGCACCACATGCCGCTGGAACAAGGACCTCAGGCGTACGCCGCCTTCCAGCAGAAGGCGGACGGCATGATCAAAACCCTGCTGAACCCCTGA
- a CDS encoding S53 family peptidase, whose protein sequence is MAATLPLLAGALALGIPSASADSAPGGRDALQGTKPAWATAQADQGATADSGKVSVRVHLAGRDAAGLAAYATAVSDPQSSSYGKYLSAEQAQARFGATQQQIDEVSQWLTSNGLTVTGANQHYVSATGDVAAAEKTFSTQLHNYRKGSRTYRAPSATASVPAGLSKAVLAVSGLDNAPHKSSQDEVLPPPDAVFRNAGPFSTYYGSKTASSLPSAYGSKAPYAVKGYTGDQLRSAYGAGSWTGKGVTVAITDAYASPTIAKDAAEYAKRNGDAPYKKGQLSQVLPADYTATEECGASGWYGEETLDVEAVHAVAPAADIVYVGGASCYDADLLDSLNKVVDHRLADIVSNSWGDVEANETPDVAAAYDQVFKLGAVEGIGFYFSSGDAGDNVASTGTKQVDVPSNSAWVTSVGGTSLAVGKGDAYQWETGWGTLKSSLSADGKSWTDFPGAYTSGAGGGTSSTVKQPSYQRGVVPDALARANGKTRMRTEPDISAVADPNTGFLVGQTQTLPDGSLGYDEYRIGGTSLAAPVIAGVQALAQQAQHGRSIGFANPAIYARYSSKAYHDVTDHPLGAGRDLAVVRMDFANSVDAADGLLTSVRSLGKDASLKAVKGYDDVTGVGTPAAGYINSFR, encoded by the coding sequence ATGGCAGCGACACTGCCGCTGCTCGCCGGCGCACTCGCCCTCGGCATACCGTCCGCCAGCGCGGACTCCGCTCCGGGTGGGCGCGACGCGCTGCAGGGCACCAAGCCGGCCTGGGCGACCGCCCAGGCCGACCAGGGTGCCACGGCGGACAGCGGCAAGGTGAGCGTCCGTGTCCACCTCGCCGGGCGGGACGCGGCCGGGCTGGCCGCCTACGCCACCGCCGTGTCCGACCCGCAGTCCTCCTCGTACGGGAAGTACCTGAGCGCCGAGCAGGCCCAGGCCCGGTTCGGAGCGACCCAGCAGCAGATCGACGAGGTCAGCCAGTGGCTGACGTCGAACGGTCTGACCGTCACCGGCGCGAACCAGCACTACGTCTCCGCCACCGGTGACGTCGCCGCGGCCGAGAAGACGTTCAGCACCCAGCTGCACAACTACCGCAAGGGCAGCCGGACCTACCGCGCCCCGTCCGCGACGGCCTCCGTGCCGGCCGGGCTGAGCAAGGCCGTGCTGGCGGTGTCCGGCCTGGACAACGCGCCGCACAAGTCGAGCCAGGACGAGGTCCTGCCGCCGCCGGACGCGGTGTTCCGCAACGCCGGCCCCTTCTCCACGTACTACGGCTCGAAGACCGCCTCCTCGCTGCCGAGCGCGTACGGGTCCAAGGCGCCGTACGCGGTCAAGGGCTACACCGGCGACCAGCTCCGCTCCGCGTACGGTGCGGGCAGCTGGACCGGCAAGGGCGTGACCGTCGCCATCACCGACGCCTACGCCTCGCCGACCATCGCGAAGGACGCCGCGGAGTACGCCAAGCGCAACGGCGACGCCCCGTACAAGAAGGGCCAGCTCAGCCAGGTGCTGCCGGCCGACTACACGGCGACCGAGGAGTGCGGGGCGTCCGGCTGGTACGGCGAGGAGACCCTCGACGTCGAGGCCGTGCACGCCGTCGCGCCCGCCGCGGACATCGTGTACGTGGGCGGCGCCTCCTGCTACGACGCCGACCTGCTGGACTCGCTCAACAAGGTCGTCGACCACCGGCTCGCCGACATCGTCTCCAACTCCTGGGGCGACGTCGAGGCCAACGAGACCCCGGACGTCGCGGCCGCGTACGACCAGGTGTTCAAGCTGGGCGCGGTCGAGGGCATCGGCTTCTACTTCTCCTCCGGCGACGCGGGCGACAACGTCGCGTCCACCGGCACCAAGCAGGTCGACGTCCCGTCCAACTCCGCGTGGGTCACGTCGGTCGGCGGCACCTCGCTGGCCGTCGGCAAGGGCGACGCGTACCAGTGGGAGACCGGCTGGGGCACGCTGAAGTCGTCCCTGTCGGCCGACGGGAAGAGCTGGACCGACTTCCCCGGCGCCTACACCTCCGGCGCCGGCGGCGGCACCAGCTCGACCGTGAAGCAGCCGTCCTACCAGCGCGGTGTCGTGCCCGACGCGCTCGCGCGGGCGAACGGCAAGACCCGGATGCGTACCGAACCGGACATCTCGGCGGTCGCCGACCCGAACACCGGTTTCCTGGTCGGCCAGACCCAGACGCTGCCCGACGGCTCGCTCGGCTACGACGAGTACCGCATCGGCGGTACGTCGCTGGCCGCCCCGGTCATCGCCGGTGTCCAGGCCCTCGCGCAGCAGGCGCAGCACGGCCGGTCGATCGGCTTCGCCAACCCGGCGATCTACGCCCGCTACTCCTCCAAGGCGTACCACGACGTCACCGACCACCCGCTGGGTGCGGGCCGTGACCTCGCGGTGGTCCGGATGGACTTCGCCAACAGCGTCGACGCGGCGGACGGTCTGCTGACGTCGGTGCGGAGCCTCGGCAAGGACGCCTCGCTCAAGGCGGTCAAGGGATACGACGACGTGACGGGCGTCGGCACCCCGGCGGCCGGGTACATCAACTCCTTCCGCTGA
- a CDS encoding DUF4232 domain-containing protein: protein MPTRAGERIRRGSGAAALLGAGALALAGCAGIFVPAGEGEPRPSPTATRAPVPSGGPVAAETLDPSAFPSGDTARPTPAQAAAPAPASAPTPTGDCPDSGVRVDMGPVEAAMFARAVVLTLVNCGTKPYRVDGYPSVRVLDENGDRLPVPVNPGRSMFGADLGPEPVALKPGGTMKSVLAWVSTKEGGDLIESDSLELAAAPDAGSRNVPLVEHDLRLMDELNMTAWRTKLPS from the coding sequence ATGCCTACACGTGCGGGTGAACGGATACGGCGCGGGAGCGGCGCCGCCGCGCTGCTCGGGGCGGGGGCACTGGCCCTGGCCGGCTGTGCGGGGATCTTCGTACCGGCGGGGGAGGGCGAACCCCGGCCTTCGCCGACCGCCACCCGCGCGCCGGTCCCGTCCGGCGGGCCCGTCGCGGCGGAGACCCTGGACCCCTCCGCCTTCCCCTCGGGCGACACCGCACGGCCGACTCCCGCTCAGGCCGCCGCCCCGGCTCCTGCTTCGGCCCCCACTCCGACCGGCGACTGCCCCGACTCCGGCGTCCGGGTGGACATGGGGCCGGTGGAGGCGGCCATGTTCGCCCGCGCCGTCGTGCTGACCCTCGTCAACTGCGGTACCAAGCCCTACCGGGTCGACGGCTACCCCTCGGTCCGGGTCCTGGACGAGAACGGCGACCGGCTGCCGGTCCCGGTCAACCCGGGCCGCTCGATGTTCGGCGCCGACCTCGGCCCCGAGCCGGTGGCGCTGAAGCCCGGCGGGACCATGAAGTCCGTCCTCGCCTGGGTCTCGACCAAGGAGGGCGGCGACCTCATCGAGAGCGACTCCCTGGAGCTCGCGGCGGCCCCGGACGCGGGATCGCGGAACGTTCCGCTGGTGGAGCACGACCTCCGGCTGATGGACGAGCTGAACATGACGGCCTGGCGCACGAAGCTGCCGAGCTGA
- a CDS encoding ATP-binding protein — protein MNAQRPDSTTSAAPLLRLHLLGGFRATRDGGPELADRWPRPGARALVKLLAVVPGHRLHREEAIAVCWPDADPKAAAGSLRVALHAARRALEPELAPRATSSYLVSDGALLHLDPATVWIDADEAETSARTALADGGADELMAAIERFTGELLPEDRYARWADDRRGRLTLLREQLLLRLAGQHLERGAAAEAAAVAGQVLAGSPAEELAHRILIEAWLRQGLRRRAVHQYHVCREALDTELGVRPGPETERLHRAALAAAPAPVPATPLLPAPLRAATAPPLRGRDAVLDRLLAADGPPLTLLTGEAGVGKTRLVGDVARRATAAGTAVLWGGGQDAGAHTPYGAFAEALDGWLAEHSAAERARVGSEYPELAAFLPSLGQVGTTGERSPEEERDRLFRASTALLGDLAAVRPVLVVLDDLHSADSGSYQLLGHLARRSVQRGTALRFLATYREEELPDGDARRSAVASLMRQRLCVREELERLDKEACLAVVRDAGGGPPHGGGANRVWELSLGNPLFALELARDLPRGDMGDYAPEGVRDLVADRLERLDTDTRRLVEALSVAGGDAALSELLDVAEHGLNPQVSGAAAADALERAIAASLVEERQVVVAGRPEAGVAFRHPLVRLTCYEQLAVVRRRQLHAAFAQAVQRRRPDAVDTLASHFARADDPRAAEYLRRAAERAAALYANDAADRYYRDLVARLDVDAARARLAHAHVLRRMGHFEQAADAVRLALTEFERRGDHDDAVLAAALLAETLAKTSGPATGLRTLRNHPVTEDTAPEPATGHFLALSLIRCVQGRYMAGAEAALDALAAARNVPGTRGQGLSARAFGLRAANLGLAGHLDQAREAGDQALAPAEAYGDPTLLGTVLSTLRENARRAGRLREAVEIGARALGLAKQSGDPTAAAFERGNLAELRLLLEEPEPARALAEQAVAGAEAYEAWCLPYALATMARVRAFLGDPAESAALLDRAGAAATALGDRQAEYEVRTARAESALRARRPDDALHALDGHTGDAPVLVAWAELLSGRPESATRLARAEVTRSERTGERLAEVEARIALGTALSRLAQEREGARELARAESLARTLPYPAGARRTERARALLREAPHG, from the coding sequence ATGAACGCGCAACGACCGGACAGTACGACTTCCGCCGCGCCGTTGCTGCGCCTGCACCTGCTCGGCGGATTCAGGGCCACCCGCGACGGCGGACCCGAACTCGCCGACCGGTGGCCGCGCCCCGGAGCACGCGCGCTGGTGAAGCTGCTCGCCGTCGTGCCCGGCCACCGCCTCCACCGCGAGGAGGCCATCGCCGTCTGCTGGCCCGACGCCGATCCGAAGGCCGCCGCCGGCAGCCTGCGGGTCGCCCTGCACGCCGCCCGCCGCGCCCTGGAACCCGAACTCGCCCCGCGCGCCACCTCCTCGTACCTGGTCTCCGACGGGGCGCTCCTCCATCTCGATCCGGCCACCGTGTGGATCGACGCCGACGAGGCCGAGACCTCCGCCCGCACCGCCCTCGCCGACGGCGGGGCCGACGAACTGATGGCCGCGATCGAACGGTTCACCGGCGAGCTGCTGCCGGAGGACCGGTACGCGCGCTGGGCCGACGACCGGCGTGGCCGGCTCACCCTGCTCCGCGAGCAACTGCTGCTCCGGCTCGCCGGGCAGCACCTGGAACGAGGTGCTGCCGCCGAGGCGGCGGCCGTCGCCGGACAGGTGCTCGCGGGCAGCCCCGCCGAGGAGCTGGCCCACCGCATCCTCATCGAGGCCTGGCTGCGCCAGGGGCTGCGGCGCCGGGCCGTGCACCAGTACCACGTGTGCCGCGAGGCCCTCGACACCGAACTCGGCGTCCGGCCGGGCCCGGAGACGGAGCGTCTGCACCGGGCCGCGCTGGCCGCCGCACCCGCGCCCGTACCCGCCACTCCCCTGCTCCCGGCCCCGCTGCGGGCGGCGACCGCACCGCCGCTGCGGGGCCGCGACGCGGTGCTGGACCGCCTCCTGGCGGCGGACGGCCCGCCCCTCACCCTGCTCACCGGGGAAGCGGGGGTGGGGAAGACCCGCCTGGTCGGCGATGTGGCGCGGCGGGCCACCGCGGCGGGTACGGCCGTGCTCTGGGGCGGCGGCCAGGACGCCGGAGCTCACACGCCGTACGGGGCGTTCGCGGAGGCGCTCGACGGCTGGCTCGCCGAACACAGCGCGGCCGAGCGGGCCCGGGTCGGCTCCGAGTACCCCGAACTCGCCGCGTTCCTGCCGTCGCTCGGGCAGGTGGGGACGACCGGCGAGCGCAGCCCGGAGGAGGAGCGGGACCGGCTGTTCCGGGCGAGCACGGCGCTCCTGGGCGATCTGGCGGCGGTCCGCCCGGTGCTGGTGGTGCTCGACGACCTGCACAGCGCCGACTCCGGCTCGTACCAGCTCCTCGGCCATCTGGCCCGGCGGTCCGTGCAGCGGGGGACGGCGCTGCGCTTCCTGGCGACCTACCGCGAGGAGGAGCTTCCCGACGGCGACGCGCGCCGCTCGGCCGTGGCCTCCCTGATGCGCCAGCGCCTCTGCGTGCGCGAGGAGTTGGAGCGCCTCGACAAGGAGGCGTGCCTGGCGGTGGTACGGGACGCGGGGGGCGGGCCGCCCCACGGCGGCGGGGCCAACCGGGTCTGGGAACTCTCCCTCGGCAACCCGCTGTTCGCCCTCGAACTCGCCCGCGACCTGCCCCGCGGCGACATGGGCGACTACGCCCCCGAGGGCGTGCGGGACCTGGTGGCCGACCGGCTCGAACGGCTCGACACGGACACGCGCCGCCTGGTCGAGGCGCTCTCGGTCGCCGGTGGTGACGCCGCGCTCTCCGAACTGCTCGACGTCGCCGAGCACGGTCTCAACCCGCAGGTGTCCGGCGCGGCGGCGGCCGACGCGCTGGAGCGCGCCATCGCCGCCTCGCTCGTCGAGGAACGGCAGGTGGTGGTGGCCGGACGGCCCGAGGCCGGGGTCGCCTTCCGCCATCCGCTGGTCCGGCTGACCTGCTACGAGCAGCTGGCCGTGGTCCGCCGCAGACAGTTGCACGCCGCGTTCGCGCAGGCGGTCCAGCGGCGGCGCCCCGACGCCGTCGACACCCTCGCCTCCCACTTCGCGCGCGCCGACGACCCGCGCGCCGCCGAGTACCTGCGCCGGGCCGCCGAGCGGGCCGCCGCCCTGTACGCCAACGACGCCGCCGACCGCTACTACCGCGACCTGGTGGCCCGCCTCGATGTCGACGCGGCCCGCGCCCGGCTCGCGCACGCCCATGTCCTGCGCAGGATGGGCCACTTCGAGCAGGCCGCCGACGCGGTACGGCTCGCCCTGACCGAGTTCGAGCGGCGCGGCGACCACGACGACGCGGTCCTCGCGGCGGCGCTGCTCGCCGAGACGCTCGCCAAGACGAGCGGCCCGGCCACCGGCCTGCGGACCCTGCGGAACCACCCGGTGACCGAGGACACCGCGCCGGAACCGGCCACCGGCCACTTCCTCGCCCTCTCCCTCATCCGCTGCGTCCAGGGCCGGTACATGGCCGGAGCCGAGGCCGCCCTCGACGCCCTGGCCGCCGCCCGGAACGTGCCGGGGACCCGCGGGCAGGGCCTGTCCGCCCGCGCGTTCGGTCTGCGGGCCGCCAACCTCGGCCTCGCCGGCCACCTCGACCAGGCGCGCGAAGCGGGCGACCAGGCCCTGGCCCCGGCCGAGGCGTACGGCGACCCGACGCTGCTCGGTACGGTCCTGTCGACGCTGCGGGAGAACGCGCGGCGGGCCGGCCGGCTGCGCGAGGCCGTCGAGATCGGCGCCCGCGCGCTCGGGCTGGCCAAGCAGTCCGGCGACCCGACGGCCGCCGCGTTCGAGCGCGGGAACCTCGCCGAACTCCGCCTGCTCCTCGAAGAACCCGAACCGGCCCGCGCGCTCGCGGAACAGGCCGTCGCGGGCGCGGAGGCGTACGAGGCCTGGTGCCTCCCCTACGCGCTGGCCACGATGGCACGGGTACGGGCGTTCCTGGGCGACCCCGCGGAGTCCGCCGCCCTCCTGGACCGCGCCGGGGCCGCCGCCACCGCCCTCGGCGACCGCCAGGCCGAGTACGAGGTGCGCACCGCCCGCGCCGAATCCGCCCTGCGCGCACGCCGCCCCGACGACGCGCTGCACGCCCTGGACGGCCACACCGGCGACGCACCGGTCCTGGTGGCCTGGGCGGAACTCCTGTCGGGACGCCCCGAGAGCGCGACGCGCCTGGCCCGCGCCGAGGTGACCCGGTCCGAGCGCACCGGGGAGCGCCTCGCCGAGGTGGAGGCCCGGATCGCCCTCGGCACCGCCCTCTCCCGGCTCGCCCAGGAGCGGGAGGGCGCCAGGGAGCTGGCCCGCGCCGAATCCCTGGCCAGGACCCTGCCGTACCCGGCGGGCGCCCGCAGGACCGAGCGGGCGCGGGCGTTGCTGCGCGAGGCGCCTCACGGGTGA